The proteins below come from a single Kiloniellales bacterium genomic window:
- a CDS encoding iron-containing alcohol dehydrogenase, which translates to MQSYDLPAAVPVAFGQGRLNDLGRLAAERLGPKQRLLLVADPFAVGSGLAGRVIEGLEEAGHATALFSDLASDPRERHVDACAEMARDCGANAIVALGGGSAMDVGKLAAALVGVVEGSADYALEIKPFPGNGLPVIAVPTTSGTGSEMTAVSVFSLADGTKVWASGPELFPKLALLDPEITTSLPASLTAATGVDALVHAIESMTNCKAHTLNDAPAMRAIGLIRRWLPRAVADGSDLEARGQVQIAACLAGAAIAVTGCAVAHGLGHALGTVGHVHHGRAVGLSLRVALGGNVAATPERHALVAEAFGLEPRGRRDAALAAALPEAYDAFLREVGLEISLAGDGLSGCDAARLAAACDTPENRPMFAVTCRDFDRAEVERLCRELLTAA; encoded by the coding sequence ATGCAGTCCTATGATCTGCCCGCAGCCGTTCCCGTCGCCTTCGGTCAGGGTCGTCTGAATGACCTTGGCAGGCTAGCCGCAGAGCGGCTCGGCCCCAAGCAGCGCTTGCTGCTGGTCGCCGATCCCTTTGCCGTCGGCTCCGGCTTGGCGGGACGCGTGATTGAGGGCTTGGAGGAGGCCGGACATGCGACGGCGCTCTTCAGCGATCTTGCCAGCGATCCGCGCGAGAGGCACGTCGATGCCTGTGCCGAGATGGCGCGAGATTGCGGTGCCAATGCCATCGTGGCGCTTGGCGGCGGTTCGGCCATGGACGTCGGTAAGCTGGCTGCCGCTCTTGTCGGCGTGGTGGAGGGCTCGGCCGACTATGCCCTGGAAATCAAGCCATTCCCCGGCAATGGCCTGCCGGTCATTGCAGTCCCCACCACCTCGGGTACAGGGTCGGAAATGACCGCGGTCTCGGTCTTCTCGCTCGCCGACGGCACAAAGGTCTGGGCCTCGGGACCTGAGCTCTTTCCGAAGCTGGCGCTGCTCGATCCGGAGATCACGACCAGCCTGCCGGCCTCTTTGACGGCGGCGACCGGCGTCGACGCTCTGGTCCATGCCATCGAGTCGATGACCAACTGCAAGGCGCATACCCTGAACGATGCTCCGGCGATGCGGGCCATCGGCCTGATCCGGCGCTGGCTGCCGCGGGCGGTGGCGGACGGTAGCGATCTCGAAGCACGCGGCCAGGTGCAGATCGCGGCCTGCCTTGCCGGTGCGGCAATCGCGGTCACTGGATGTGCGGTGGCGCATGGTCTGGGTCATGCCTTGGGCACAGTGGGTCACGTGCATCACGGACGCGCGGTCGGTCTATCGTTGCGCGTGGCCTTGGGCGGCAATGTGGCGGCAACGCCGGAGCGTCATGCGCTGGTGGCCGAAGCCTTCGGTCTCGAGCCTCGGGGGCGCCGCGATGCCGCCCTGGCCGCGGCTCTGCCCGAGGCCTATGACGCCTTCCTTCGTGAGGTTGGCTTAGAGATCAGCCTGGCCGGCGACGGCCTGAGCGGCTGCGACGCGGCGCGCCTGGCGGCGGCCTGCGACACGCCGGAGAACCGCCCCATGTTCGCGGTCACCTGCCGTGACTTCGACCGAGCCGAGGTGGAGCGCCTCTGCCGCGAACTGCTCACGGCGGCGTAG